One part of the Halopenitus persicus genome encodes these proteins:
- a CDS encoding ABC transporter permease, with translation MGAPSSRTSEAGSRLRAGTDAVVELGDSIVDPTTERDRERRRIAALCAPFAALLAVAGAYPLVEVVRISVSTEQYRSVGFSLQAYEALASDPFYWQVAVNSLWLAGGTTLASVGLAIPIAHALEKYDLPAKGLLITLVSFPISLPGIVAAFMILVLFGNNGVVTNVLAIVTGQEAIGLAIAVSVPGLFIAFCYSMIPRATLILRGTYAEVDVAAEEAAQSLGASPWQTFRHVTFPQIRPGIIGALILTFRTGLAIFGTLVVIQTVLVWTLQISRELATGYDIQIAGAMATVYFLFTFAFTALGLRYTSAEVGL, from the coding sequence ATGGGAGCACCCAGCAGTCGGACGAGCGAGGCGGGGTCACGCCTTCGCGCCGGGACCGACGCGGTGGTCGAGCTGGGTGACTCGATCGTTGATCCGACGACCGAGCGCGACCGGGAGCGTCGCCGGATCGCTGCGCTGTGTGCCCCCTTTGCCGCCCTGCTCGCCGTCGCAGGGGCATATCCGCTCGTCGAGGTCGTTCGCATCAGCGTCTCCACCGAACAGTACCGTTCAGTTGGCTTCTCACTGCAGGCCTACGAGGCGCTCGCGAGCGATCCCTTCTACTGGCAGGTCGCGGTCAACTCCCTCTGGCTTGCGGGCGGGACGACCCTCGCGTCCGTCGGTCTCGCGATCCCGATCGCACATGCGCTCGAGAAGTATGATCTTCCAGCTAAGGGACTACTTATCACATTGGTCTCATTCCCGATCAGCCTCCCAGGTATCGTCGCGGCGTTTATGATACTCGTCCTGTTCGGGAACAACGGGGTGGTGACGAACGTTCTCGCGATCGTTACCGGGCAGGAGGCGATCGGGCTTGCCATCGCGGTCAGCGTGCCGGGGCTGTTCATCGCCTTCTGTTACTCGATGATCCCACGCGCGACGCTCATCCTTCGTGGCACCTACGCCGAGGTGGACGTTGCAGCCGAAGAGGCCGCCCAGTCGCTGGGTGCGAGCCCGTGGCAGACGTTTCGACACGTCACCTTCCCACAGATCAGGCCCGGGATCATCGGGGCGCTCATCCTCACCTTTCGAACCGGGCTGGCGATCTTCGGGACCCTCGTCGTCATTCAGACCGTCCTGGTCTGGACGCTCCAGATCTCCCGGGAACTGGCGACCGGGTACGACATCCAGATCGCCGGCGCGATGGCGACCGTATACTTCCTGTTCACGTTCGCGTTCACGGCGTTGGGGCTTCGGTACACCAGTGCGGAGGTGGGATTGTGA
- a CDS encoding ABC transporter permease, with the protein MRIAPSRRFGRGAVTTTLLLVVAFLIVPVFLTFVGSFAGEWSGVFPSDFVTLRNWREVLGLAETIGSQRSMGWEPLLSIGGYTLAVPSELLFSVGLALGGVFINLIVGIPIAYAVARYDFWGSEWVNAISVLPLVPGVILGVAFLRAYPTLSGTSFGLIVGYSLLKAPFMVMAVLSEFESMPLQRLEESARSLGASWFRTFLTIIVPNARSGIVSGAIICWTLAAAEFNFSYIVWAKGTQPLALFLQRHISNSSFTKAAAAVSMFFCIIVAITVLLQQVGSHGFDTRS; encoded by the coding sequence GTGAGGATCGCTCCGTCGCGACGGTTCGGACGGGGAGCGGTGACGACGACGCTCCTGCTCGTCGTCGCCTTCCTGATCGTTCCCGTGTTCCTCACGTTCGTCGGCTCATTTGCCGGGGAATGGAGCGGCGTGTTCCCGTCGGATTTCGTCACGCTGCGGAACTGGCGGGAAGTGCTCGGGCTCGCGGAGACGATCGGCTCCCAGCGGAGTATGGGGTGGGAGCCGCTCCTGTCGATCGGCGGTTACACGCTTGCGGTTCCCTCCGAGCTACTGTTCAGCGTCGGGCTCGCGCTCGGCGGCGTGTTCATCAACCTCATCGTCGGCATACCGATCGCCTACGCGGTCGCTCGCTACGACTTTTGGGGTTCCGAGTGGGTAAACGCGATTTCGGTTCTCCCGCTCGTCCCGGGAGTCATCCTCGGAGTGGCGTTCCTGCGAGCCTATCCAACCCTCTCGGGGACGAGCTTCGGCCTGATCGTGGGCTACTCGCTATTGAAGGCGCCGTTTATGGTGATGGCCGTTCTGAGCGAGTTCGAATCGATGCCCCTACAGCGGCTTGAGGAGTCCGCACGGTCTCTCGGTGCCTCGTGGTTCCGGACGTTTCTCACGATCATCGTCCCGAACGCACGGTCCGGGATCGTCTCCGGAGCGATCATCTGTTGGACGCTTGCCGCCGCCGAGTTCAACTTCTCGTATATCGTCTGGGCGAAAGGAACCCAGCCGCTCGCGCTGTTCCTCCAGCGGCACATCTCGAACAGCTCGTTCACGAAGGCGGCCGCCGCGGTGTCGATGTTCTTCTGCATAATCGTCGCGATCACCGTCCTGCTCCAGCAGGTCGGTTCACACGGGTTCGACACGAGAAGCTAA
- a CDS encoding DUF357 domain-containing protein, whose amino-acid sequence MTADLEEKTDRYERMLADALAAAETVAPAGSPLGEAAADCREMAESYLRDGRHFRADDDPVNALASFSYGYGWLDAGVRMGLFAVPEETELFTT is encoded by the coding sequence ATGACGGCCGACCTCGAGGAGAAGACGGATCGCTACGAGCGGATGCTCGCGGACGCGCTGGCGGCGGCGGAGACGGTCGCTCCCGCCGGGTCGCCGCTTGGCGAGGCGGCGGCGGACTGCCGCGAGATGGCCGAATCGTATCTCCGTGACGGCCGGCATTTCCGTGCCGACGACGACCCGGTCAACGCGCTGGCGTCCTTCTCGTACGGCTATGGCTGGCTCGACGCCGGCGTCCGAATGGGACTGTTCGCGGTTCCGGAGGAAACGGAACTGTTCACGACGTGA
- a CDS encoding glycerophosphodiester phosphodiesterase, whose protein sequence is MVAAGDPSTTVRLFAHRGFAGVVPENTLAAARRAGGLGADTIEFDVVATADGTPVVFHDRRLDADGASRGITDASGAVAGRSTETVTDTSVLGTSYHIPTLSAFVEAVPDTVSLNVELKRPGTGGTTEVGPDGGFTREQWVPFVERVLDAVDREPNSVLYSSFSQSALEVVRAISPNARIAPIAYTLETATTIADALDAEAVHPAIDGLPAESVRLDDYAVNAWTARTWTDVDDALRFGVDGVIADYPNLLSTLRKWHSDGSE, encoded by the coding sequence ATGGTAGCCGCCGGTGACCCGTCGACGACGGTTCGCCTGTTCGCTCATCGGGGGTTCGCGGGAGTCGTCCCCGAAAACACGCTTGCGGCGGCACGCCGCGCCGGCGGTCTCGGCGCCGACACGATCGAGTTCGACGTGGTCGCAACCGCGGATGGGACGCCGGTTGTGTTCCACGACCGGCGTCTCGATGCCGACGGGGCGAGCCGCGGTATCACCGACGCAAGCGGTGCCGTCGCCGGCCGCTCGACGGAAACGGTCACCGACACGTCCGTGCTTGGCACGTCCTACCACATCCCGACGCTGTCGGCGTTCGTCGAGGCGGTTCCCGATACGGTATCTCTCAACGTCGAACTCAAACGCCCGGGAACCGGCGGAACGACGGAGGTGGGTCCTGACGGAGGATTCACACGAGAGCAGTGGGTCCCGTTCGTCGAACGGGTCCTGGACGCCGTCGATCGTGAGCCGAACAGCGTCCTGTACTCGTCGTTCTCGCAGTCCGCGCTGGAGGTGGTCCGTGCGATCTCGCCGAACGCTCGCATCGCTCCCATCGCGTATACGCTCGAGACGGCGACGACGATCGCCGACGCGCTCGATGCCGAGGCCGTCCACCCGGCGATCGACGGGCTGCCAGCGGAGTCGGTACGGCTGGACGACTACGCCGTGAACGCCTGGACCGCACGGACGTGGACGGACGTCGACGACGCATTGCGGTTCGGCGTCGATGGCGTGATCGCCGACTATCCGAACCTTCTGTCGACGCTCAGGAAGTGGCATTCCGACGGATCGGAGTGA
- a CDS encoding ABC transporter ATP-binding protein, whose amino-acid sequence MARVTLDSIRKRYDETTAVDDVSLTVADGEIVGVLGPSGCGKTTTLRTVAGFETPTSGTVAFDDRDVTHAPPENRNVGLVFQEYALFDNMTVRENVAFGPKMRGIGKAERNERAMELLDMLGIGGMADRDPTTLSGGQQQRVGLARALAIEPAILCLDEPMTGLDARLKSRLRDEVGELLSDLDVTGLYVTHDQEEAMLMCDRIAVMNDGRVEQIGTPREIYDSPATDFVSEFVTLDAPELPFVRW is encoded by the coding sequence ATGGCACGCGTCACACTCGATTCGATACGGAAACGGTACGATGAGACGACCGCCGTCGACGACGTCTCGCTCACCGTCGCTGATGGCGAGATCGTCGGCGTCCTCGGCCCCTCGGGCTGTGGGAAGACGACTACGCTCCGCACCGTCGCGGGCTTTGAAACGCCGACGTCGGGGACCGTCGCATTCGACGATCGCGACGTGACCCACGCGCCGCCGGAGAACCGTAACGTTGGGCTGGTCTTTCAGGAGTACGCGCTGTTCGACAACATGACGGTCCGTGAAAACGTCGCGTTCGGGCCGAAAATGCGCGGGATCGGGAAAGCCGAACGCAACGAGCGGGCGATGGAACTGCTCGATATGCTCGGCATCGGCGGGATGGCGGACCGGGATCCAACGACGCTTTCGGGCGGCCAGCAACAGCGCGTCGGTCTCGCACGGGCGCTGGCCATCGAGCCGGCGATCCTCTGCCTCGACGAGCCGATGACCGGTCTCGACGCACGACTCAAATCCCGGCTCCGCGATGAGGTCGGCGAGCTCCTGTCGGATCTCGACGTGACCGGCCTGTACGTCACGCACGATCAGGAGGAGGCGATGCTGATGTGTGACCGGATCGCCGTGATGAACGACGGGCGGGTCGAACAGATTGGGACGCCCCGGGAGATATACGACTCCCCGGCGACCGACTTCGTCTCGGAGTTCGTCACGCTGGATGCCCCCGAACTGCCCTTCGTCCGATGGTAG